A genome region from Eschrichtius robustus isolate mEscRob2 chromosome 4, mEscRob2.pri, whole genome shotgun sequence includes the following:
- the SGCB gene encoding beta-sarcoglycan, whose translation MAASAAAAAAAAAAAASAVAAAEQPSSNGPVKKSMREKAVERRNINKEHNSNFKAGYIPIDEDRLHKTGLRGRKGSLAICVIILLFILAVINLIVTLVIWAVIRIGPNGCDSMEFHESGLLRFKQVSDMGVIHPLYKSTVGGRRNENLVITGNNQPIVFQQGTTKLSVEKNKTSIISDIGVQFFDPRTQNILFSTDYETHEFRLPSGVKSLNVQKASTERITSNATSDLNIKVDGRAIVRGNEGVFIMGKTIEFHMGGNMELKAENSIILNGTVVVSTTRLPSSSSGDQFGGGDWVRYKLCMCADGTLFKVQVTGQNMGCQTSDNPCGDTH comes from the exons ATGGCGGcatcggcggcggcggcggcggcggcggcggcggccgctgCTTCGGCGGTGGCGGCAGCCGAGCAG cCAAGTTCCAATGGTCCTGTAAAGAAGTCCATGCGTGAGAAGGCCGTTGAAAGAAGGAACATCAATAAAGAGCACAACAGTAACTTTAAAGCCGGGTATATTCCAATTGATGAAGATCGCCTGCATAAAACGGGGCTGAGAGGGAGAAAGGGCAGCTTAGCCATCTGTGTGATTATCCTCCTGTTTATTCTGGCTGTCATCAATTTAATT gtAACGCTTGTTATCTGGGCTGTGATTCGCATTGGACCAAATGGCTGTGACAGCATGGAGTTTCATGAAAGTGGTCTGCTTCGATTTAAACAAGTATCTGACATGGGAGTTATACATCCTCTTTATAAGAGCACAGTAGGAGGAAGGCGAAATGAAAATTTAGTCATCACTGGCAACAACCAGCCT ATTGTTTTTCAGCAAGGGACAACAAAGCTCAGTgtagaaaagaacaaaacttcTATTATAAGTGACATTGGTGTGCAGTTTTTCGACCCAAGgactcaaaatatcttattcagCACAGACTATGAAACTCATGAGTTTCGTTTGCCAAGTGGAGTGAAAAGTTTGAATGTTCAAAAAGCATCTACTGAAAGG atTACCAGCAATGCTACTAgtgatttaaatataaaagttgATGGACGTGCTATTGTGCGTGGAAATGAAGGAGTATTCATTATGGGCAAAACCATTGAATTTCACATGGGTGGTAATATGGAGTTAAAGGCT GAAAACAGCATCATCCTGAATGGAACTGTGGTGGTCAGCACAACTCGCCTCCCTAGTTCCTCCAGCGGAGACCAGTTTGGGGGCGGTGACTGGGTACGCTACAAGCTCTGTATGTGCGCTGACGGAACCCTCTTCAAAGTACAAGTGACGGGCCAGAACATGGGCTGCCAGACCTCAGACAACCCCTGTGGAGACACTCATTAG